The sequence CCACGCGTGAGGCTCGCTGGCGTGGCGCGTGGTGATGTCGAGTTTCGATACCGCGCCGATGGAAGGCAGCGCCTCGCCGCGAAAGCCAAGCGTGCGGATGCGCAGCAGGTCTTCGTCGTCGAGTTTCGACGTGGCGTGGCGGTCCACCGACAGCGCGAGATCGTCGCGCGTCATGCCCGCGCCGTCGTCGGTGATGGCGATGCGCCTGCGCCCGCCGCCCTCAGTCAAGATGTCGATGCGGGACGCGCCGGCGTCGATGGCGTTCTCCACCAGTTCCTTCACCGCGCTCGCGGGCCGCTCCACCACTTCGCCGGCGGCGATGCGGTTGACGATCTGAATGGGTAACTGGCGGACGGGCATGGCTTTCCGAGGCGATTCGCTTGCGGGTGCATTCTAGCTGCGGATCGAGCCAGGGTGATGAGCAAAGAGGGGTGTTTTACCCGCTATTTCAGTCATCATAGCGGGTTGCGCCGCGCTTTGCCTTGACATCGCTGCGGCGCTTTTTGCCTTCCAGGCGGCGCACTTTCGAGCCCAGGGTGGGTTTTGTGGCGCGGCGCGGCTTCGGGCGAACGGCGGCTTCCCGCAGCAACTCCAACAGCCGGTCGATGGCGTCGGCGCGGTTGCGCTCCTGGGTGCGGAAGCGCTGCGCATGAATGACGATGACGCCATCTTTCGTCATGCGCTGGCCAGCCAGCGTATTCAATCGTATCAGCACATCCGGCGCGAGTGCAGCGCCGCTGACGTCGAAGCGCAGTTGTGCGGCGGTCGAGAGCTTGTTGACATTCTGTCCGCCCGGCCCGGAGGCGCGGACGAAAGCGATGTCGAGGTCCTTCTCGTCGATTGTGATGTCGCGCGTCACCCGGATCATGTGCAACGCCTAGCACGATCCGCGCAGTCCGGCACCGCTTTTCGCACGACGCGGGGTCAGTGCGTTCCCGGGATCTCGCTGCTGATCTTCATCAACATCTCGCCCGCGAGGTAGAAGCCGAGTAGCAGCATCGCGATCAGAAACCAGCGCCGGAATGTGTCGGCGTCCATGCGCGAGCGCAGCAGCTGGCCGAGATACATGCCGGCGAAGGCCGCGACCATGGCGACGGCGCCGGGAATGGCAACCGTTGCATTCAGCAGTCCCGCGCCGGTCAGATTGAACGCCAGCGCCACTGTTGCCGTGGTGAAGAACACCCCGAGCGCCTGAACAAGTTCGTCCTTCTCCATGCCGATGGCTTGCATGAAGGGCATCGAGGGAATCACCTGCACGCCGGTTGCGGCGGAGATCACGCCCGTGATCACGCCGACGATGCCGCCGATCCACTTCTCGTTTTTGCGGGGCACGCTGAAGCGCGCTTTGGAGAGGCCGACGATCGCATAGATTACCAGCAGCACGCCCAGCACGATGGTGCCGTAGCGCGCGTAGGGACCGGTCATCAGCCCGGCGCCCGCCCAGATGCCGAGCGCCGTGCCGACCATCAACGGCCACAGCCTGCGTACAATGTCGCGCAGATAGGGGCCGACAAAAGTCTGCCAGATGTTGGTAACGATGGCGGGCACGATCACGATGGCGAGCGCATGCGCCGGGGGCATCCGCGTTGCGAGCAGGCCGATCGCCACGGTTGGCAGGCCCATGCCGATGGTGCCTTTGACGAATCCGGCGAGCAGGAAGACCGCGGCGATGATGAGGAGAATCGGATCTGACATGATGGCGCGCACATTGACCGAGAGCGGCAAACGACACAATCTGCAGGTTACGGATACAGCCTTCGGATAAGACGAAGTCATGACGGGAGATCGGGCATGCATGTCGATTTGGTGGATCTGCGGCTGTTCGTAGCGATCGCCGAGGCGCGGAGCATTACCCATGGCGCCGAGCGTTCGGCGCTGGCGCTGGCCTCGGCCAGCGCGCGCATCAAGGGCATGGAGGCAGCGCTAGGCGTGGCGCTGCTGGAGCGGCAGCGGCGCGGCGTCCGGCTGACGGCCGCGGGCGAAAGCCTGCTCGATCACGCCCGCATCGTGTTGCATCAGGTGGCGACGATGCAGGGCGAACTTACGGCCTTTGCGCGCGGCCTGAAGGCGCGCATCCACATGCTTGCGAACACATCGGGCGCTACCGAGCATCTTCCGAAAGCGCTGTCGTCGTTTCTTGCGAAATATCCCGCCATCAGTGTGGATGTCGAGGAACGCGAAAGCGTGGAGATCGCCACCGCGCTGGCTTCCGGCGCGGCCGATATCGGTATCGCCGTCGATGCGGTGTTGCCGGACAGTCTCGATCGTTTTCCGTTCTGTGAGGATCGCCTGGTGCTGATCGTCCCGCCGCATGATGACATCGGGCACCGCCGTCAGGCCGCATTCCGCGATATTGCAGAGCGCGACTTTGTCGGACTGACAGAGGACAGTGCGCTACAGCGACACATCGCTACCCACGCGGCAAAATTGGGCAGGCGTCTGCGAATGCGGGCGCGGTTGAAGAGTTTCGATGCCATCTGCCAGATGGTTGAGGCCGGGGTGGGTGTTGCTGTGATTCCGGAAGTGGCTGCACGGCGCTACAGCCGCTCCAGCCGGATCAGGGCCCTCCGGATGACCGATCCATGGAGCAGCCGCAAGCTGTCGATCTGCATGCGAGGCCCATTGTCATTGCCCCGTCCCGTGCAGCAACTGGCAGATCATCTAAAGACGTTT is a genomic window of Bradyrhizobium sp. G127 containing:
- the arfB gene encoding alternative ribosome rescue aminoacyl-tRNA hydrolase ArfB, with the translated sequence MIRVTRDITIDEKDLDIAFVRASGPGGQNVNKLSTAAQLRFDVSGAALAPDVLIRLNTLAGQRMTKDGVIVIHAQRFRTQERNRADAIDRLLELLREAAVRPKPRRATKPTLGSKVRRLEGKKRRSDVKAKRGATRYDD
- a CDS encoding LysR family transcriptional regulator; this translates as MHVDLVDLRLFVAIAEARSITHGAERSALALASASARIKGMEAALGVALLERQRRGVRLTAAGESLLDHARIVLHQVATMQGELTAFARGLKARIHMLANTSGATEHLPKALSSFLAKYPAISVDVEERESVEIATALASGAADIGIAVDAVLPDSLDRFPFCEDRLVLIVPPHDDIGHRRQAAFRDIAERDFVGLTEDSALQRHIATHAAKLGRRLRMRARLKSFDAICQMVEAGVGVAVIPEVAARRYSRSSRIRALRMTDPWSSRKLSICMRGPLSLPRPVQQLADHLKTFAKV
- a CDS encoding sulfite exporter TauE/SafE family protein; this translates as MSDPILLIIAAVFLLAGFVKGTIGMGLPTVAIGLLATRMPPAHALAIVIVPAIVTNIWQTFVGPYLRDIVRRLWPLMVGTALGIWAGAGLMTGPYARYGTIVLGVLLVIYAIVGLSKARFSVPRKNEKWIGGIVGVITGVISAATGVQVIPSMPFMQAIGMEKDELVQALGVFFTTATVALAFNLTGAGLLNATVAIPGAVAMVAAFAGMYLGQLLRSRMDADTFRRWFLIAMLLLGFYLAGEMLMKISSEIPGTH